The stretch of DNA TTATGGTTATTGAACCGCAAAGGCGCAAAGATCGTAAAGATTTTAAAATCAATGTCACCCTGAGAAGGCTTTTATCCGACAAGCTGAATGGGTGATTGTCATCCTACGGCCAGCCCCGTTTGTATGCCATCTCAGGATGACAAATGTTTATAAACGTCCTTTGTGTTCACTTCGATTGAAATGGTAAATAAAAATCCGTGTTAATCTGCGTCCAAAATAAATGAACCAATTCAAACTAGTATCCGACTATAAACCCACCGGAGATCAGCCGCAGGCCATCGAGCAATTGGTGGACGGGCTGAACCGGGGCATCAATCACCAGGTATTGCTGGGCGTCACCGGGTCGGGCAAGACCTTCACCATGGCCAATGTCATCGAGAAGGTCAACCGGCCCACCCTGATCATGTCGCACAACAAGACCCTGGCCGCCCAGCTCTACGGCGAGTTCAAGGGATTCTTCCCTCAGAACGCGGTGGAGTTTTTTATCTCCTACTACGATTATTTCCAGCCCGAAGCTTACATACCGTCCTCCGACACCTATATCGAAAAGGACTCCTCCCGCAACGACGACATCGAGCGGCTGCGCCTGCGGGCCACCTCGGCCCTGCTGGAACGGCGGGATGTGGTCATCGTGGCCTCGGTGTCCTGCATCTATTCCCTGGGCTCGCCCGACGAGTGGAAGGAATTCGTCCTGATGCTGGAGACCGGCCAGCCGGCCGACCGCGAGGTGGTGATGAAACAGCTGGTGGAGATCCAGTATCAGCGCAACGATGTCAGCTTCGACCGGGGAACTTTTAGGGTGCGGGGAGGGGTGATCGAGGTGCATCCCGGCGACGAGAATATCGGCCTACGGATAGAGCTGGAGGATGACAAGGTGGCCCGGCTGTCGGTCTTCGAACCGCTGACCGGCAAGGTCACCGAACTCAAGGAAAAGATCGCCATCTATCCCACCAAGCATTTTCTGGTCTCCAACCCCCGGCTGGAGGAGGCGCTCAAGGACATCGAAGAAGAGGCCAAATGGCGGGTGGCCGACCTGACCAATGCCGGGAAACTGCTGGAGGCCCAGCGCATTCAGCAGCGCACCAAATATGATATTGAAATGATAAAGGAGCTGGGCTACTGCTCCGGCATCGAGAATTACTCCCGGCACCTGGCCGGTAGAAAACCCGGCGAGCGGCCCTTCTGCCTGATAGACTTTTTCCCCAAGGATTACCTGCTGATCATCGACGAATCGCATGTCAGCGTGCCGCAGATCGGCGCCATGTACGCCGGGGACCGTTCCCGCAAGGAGACCCTGGTGGATTTCGGTTTCCGCCTGCCCTCGGCCCTGGACAACCGCCCATTGAAATTCGACGAATTCGAATCGCTGGCCAACCAGGTTATATACACCTCGGCCACGCCCTCGGATTACGAGCTTAAAAAATCGGCCGGGGTCATCATCGACCAGATCGTCCGGCCCACCGGCCTGGTGGATCCCGCGGTGGTGATCAAGCCCATCACCGGACAGGTGGACGACCTGATGGAGGAGATCCAACTGCGGGTGGAGCGAAAAGAGCGAACCCTGGTGACCACTTTGACCAAGAGGATGTCCGAGGACCTGGCCGATTTTCTGGCGGCGGGCGGCATCAAGGTGCGCTACCTGCATTCCGAGATCGACGCCATCGAGCGGATAGAGATATTGAGAGGCTTAAGGCTGGGAGAGTTCGATGTGTTGGTGGGCATCAATCTGCTACGCGAGGGACTGGACCTGCCGGAAGTCTCGCTGGTCGCTATCTTAGATGCCGACAAGGAAGGCTTTTTACGCTCCGAACGATCGCTTATCCAGGTATCGGGCCGGGCGGCCCGCCACCTTTCCGGCAAGGTCATCATGTACGCCGACCGGATCACCGATTCCATGAAGCGGGCCTTAGCCGAAATGGAACGCCGCCGCAAGATCCAATTGGCCTATAATGAAAAGCACGGCATCACCCCGCAGTCCATCATCAAGTCCATCGAGCAGGTGATGCTGTCCACCTCGGTGGCCGATTCCCGCCAAGAGCTGGTCAAGGAGGAGATGGAGGCCTATATCGTCTCGGGCTTAAGCCAGGAGGAGATCATCGTCCAGCTGGAGAAGCAGATGTTCGACGCCGCCTCGGCCATGGAATACGAGAAGGCCGCCGCCATCCGGGACGAGATCCGGAAAATGCAGGGCCAGGAGCCGCTGGCCAAGCCGTTCGGTGGGAAAAGGTCCAAGAAGAAGACCGGTCAG from Candidatus Edwardsbacteria bacterium encodes:
- the uvrB gene encoding excinuclease ABC subunit UvrB, giving the protein MNQFKLVSDYKPTGDQPQAIEQLVDGLNRGINHQVLLGVTGSGKTFTMANVIEKVNRPTLIMSHNKTLAAQLYGEFKGFFPQNAVEFFISYYDYFQPEAYIPSSDTYIEKDSSRNDDIERLRLRATSALLERRDVVIVASVSCIYSLGSPDEWKEFVLMLETGQPADREVVMKQLVEIQYQRNDVSFDRGTFRVRGGVIEVHPGDENIGLRIELEDDKVARLSVFEPLTGKVTELKEKIAIYPTKHFLVSNPRLEEALKDIEEEAKWRVADLTNAGKLLEAQRIQQRTKYDIEMIKELGYCSGIENYSRHLAGRKPGERPFCLIDFFPKDYLLIIDESHVSVPQIGAMYAGDRSRKETLVDFGFRLPSALDNRPLKFDEFESLANQVIYTSATPSDYELKKSAGVIIDQIVRPTGLVDPAVVIKPITGQVDDLMEEIQLRVERKERTLVTTLTKRMSEDLADFLAAGGIKVRYLHSEIDAIERIEILRGLRLGEFDVLVGINLLREGLDLPEVSLVAILDADKEGFLRSERSLIQVSGRAARHLSGKVIMYADRITDSMKRALAEMERRRKIQLAYNEKHGITPQSIIKSIEQVMLSTSVADSRQELVKEEMEAYIVSGLSQEEIIVQLEKQMFDAASAMEYEKAAAIRDEIRKMQGQEPLAKPFGGKRSKKKTGQPDMGVTYTRKRGRK